Proteins from a genomic interval of Lycium ferocissimum isolate CSIRO_LF1 chromosome 2, AGI_CSIRO_Lferr_CH_V1, whole genome shotgun sequence:
- the LOC132038546 gene encoding small ribosomal subunit protein uS19, which yields MSTDELVKLFPARPRRRFQRGLKRKPMALIKKLRKAKREAPPGEKPEVVRTHLRNMIIVPEMIGSVIGIYNGKTFNQIEVKPEMISHYLAEFSISYKPVKHGRPGIGATHSSRFIPLK from the exons ATGTCTACCGATGAGCTTGTCAAGCTCTTCCCTGCTCGCCCTCGTAGAAG GTTCCAGAGGGGTTTGAAGAGGAAGCCCATGGCTTTGATCAAGAAGCTGCGCAAGGCG AAACGTGAGGCTCCACCAGGTGAGAAGCCAGAGGTTGTTAGAACACATTTGAGGAACATGATTATTGTGCCTGAGATGATTGGAAGCGTTATTGGAATCTACAATGgaaaaactttcaatcaaattgAGGTCAAGCCAGAGATGATCAGTCACTACTTAGCTGAGTTCAGCATCTCATACAAGCCTGTCAAGCACGGTAGGCCCGGTATTGGTGCTACTCACTCTTCAAGGTTTATTCCATTGAAGTGA
- the LOC132048084 gene encoding probable pectinesterase/pectinesterase inhibitor 46, which translates to MAFPNENDQESVAARKKTVKRISIIAISSVVFVGCIVAAVVGITLGKNNGKNNGSESKSFSTAIKAVCDITLYPQSCYNSLGPLATSDNLKPQDIYKLSVQVAVNELSRASDEFFNLPELKNISDPMTVKALQSCHDLLSLALDSLNESLSIPKKSLSDAFSDLKTSLSAAGTYQQTCIDGFGNITYAFASIASHNLKNSGEYTSNSLAIIDNIDQSIQNSMDSINSLGGIGRRRLLTNLDGDFPSWMGSKDRKLLQSSKGNTLKVDVVVAKDGTGHFRSIGEALEVVPEKSKKRFVIYVKKGVYVENVRVEKKKWNVMMIGDGMDATIVSGSLNFIDGTPTFQTATFAVFGQGFIARDMGFRNTAGAAKHQAVALMSTADLSVFYRCKFDAYQDTLYLHSNRQFYRECAIYGTVDFIFGNSAVVFQNCLILPRKPMPGQQITITAQGKIDPNQNTGLVFQNCTVWPSANLTGVNTFLGRPWKNYSTTVFMHTTMASFIDPKGWLPWVGTTAPDTIFYAEYKNFGPGAVTKNRVTWKGLKLNITSKEANKFSVKQFVQGDKWLPSTGVTFKKDI; encoded by the exons ATGGCCTTTCCTAATGAAAATGATCAAGAAAGTGTAGCTGCTCGCAAAAAAACAGTCAAGAGGATCAGTATTATTGCTATTTCCTCCGTAGTTTTTGTTGGTTGTATTGTGGCTGCTGTAGTTGGAATAACACTTGGCAAAAACAATGGAAAAAACAATGGCAGTGAATCAAAGTCTTTTTCCACAGCCATCAAAGCTGTTTGTGACATAACATTGTACCCTCAATCATGTTACAACAGCCTTGGCCCTCTAGCCACATCAGACAACCTTAAACCTCAAGATATTTACAAATTATCCGTCCAAGTTGCTGTCAACGAGTTGTCTAGAGCATCGGATGAGTTCTTCAATTTACCAGAGTTGAAGAACATTTCCGATCCTATGACTGTGAAGGCCTTACAAAGTTGTCATGACCTTCTCTCACTTGCACTAGATAGTCTGAATGAATCACTTTCGATCCCCAAAAAGTCGTTGTCTGACGCGTTTTCTGATCTCAAGACGAGTCTGAGTGCAGCTGGAACTTACCAGCAAACATGCATCGATGGTTTTGGAAATATAACTTATGCTTTTGCTAGTATTGCTTCACATAACCTTAAGAATTCAGGGGAGTATACCAGTAACAGCTTAGCTATCATTGATAATATTGATCAATCGATTCAGAATTCAATGGACTCAATTAATTCATTGGGTGGAATTGGAAGAAGGCGTCTTTTGACGAATCTTGATGGAGATTTTCCAAGCTGGATGGGTTCAAAAGATAGGAAATTGCTTCAATCTTCAAAGGGGAATACTTTGAAGGTTGATGTTGTGGTAGCTAAAGATGGCACTGGGCATTTTAGGAGTATTGGTGAGGCTCTTGAGGTTGTGCCTGAGAAGAGTAAAAAGAGGTTTGTGATATATGTGAAGAAGGGTGTTTATGTTGAGAATGTTAGGGTTGAGAAGAAGAAATGGAATGTTATGATGATTGGTGATGGCATGGATGCTACCATTGTTTCTGGCTCTCTCAACTTTATAGATGGCACTCCCACATTCCAAACTGCAACTTTTG CTGTGTTTGGCCAGGGATTTATCGCTCGTGATATGGGATTCCGCAACACAGCAGGTGCAGCCAAGCATCAAGCAGTGGCCCTAATGTCAACAGCTGATCTCTCTGTATTTTACCGATGCAAATTTGACGCGTACCAAGACACACTCTACCTACACTCCAACCGCCAATTCTACAGAGAATGCGCTATCTATGGCACAGTAGACTTCATATTTGGTAACTCAGCAGTTGTTTTCCAGAACTGCCTTATACTTCCTAGGAAACCAATGCCTGGCCAGCAGATCACCATCACAGCTCAAGGCAAAATCGACCCTAATCAAAACACTGGCCTGGTTTTTCAGAATTGCACTGTTTGGCCCTCAGCTAACCTTACTGGAGTCAATACTTTCTTGGGTAGGCCATGGAAGAACTATTCCACCACCGTTTTTATGCATACAACAATGGCTAGCTTTATTGATCCTAAAGGATGGTTGCCTTGGGTGGGTACTACAGCACCAGATACTATTTTCTATGCTGAGTACAAAAACTTTGGCCCTGGGGCTGTGACCAAAAATAGAGTCACCTGGAAGGGATTGAAATTGAATATTACTAGTAAAGAAGCTAACAAGTTTTCTGTTAAGCAGTTTGTTCAGGGTGACAAATGGCTCCCATCAACTGGAGTCACCTTCAAGAAGGATATCTGA